Proteins found in one Triticum aestivum cultivar Chinese Spring chromosome 4D, IWGSC CS RefSeq v2.1, whole genome shotgun sequence genomic segment:
- the LOC123099522 gene encoding uncharacterized protein: MKTPPCASIVPRIDRRARRAAMSRRTRRGDRRQQQPPARSTTVSNNPIFFVHDSLDDVPGAAVAKPLPLPPSRAHLQPEDSRRAAGSTFMASRHGSGWVLRRVHHHDPFLAAYVACTKSGGKVDAAPAKGQQKKNRGRGDAAVQGCGIWSGWTAAGAKYAGVMSCKYGCDVATAQGDDPAASPAPRLHLSRQLVVIPARKRALPPRGGAQG, from the coding sequence ATGAAAACACCGCCTTGTGCCTCCATCGTCCCGAGGATCGATCGAAGAGCCAGACGTGCAGCGATGAGCCGCCGCACCAGGCGCGGcgaccggcggcagcagcagccgcCGGCTCGTTCCACGACCGTGTCCAACAACCCGATCTTCTTCGTGCACGACAGCCTCGACGACGTGCCGGGCGCCGCCGTCGCCAAGCCGCTGCCGCTGCCCCCGAGCAGGGCGCACCTGCAGCCAGAGGACTCTCGGCGGGCAGCCGGTTCCACGTTCATGGCGAGCCGGCACGGGAGCGGCTGGGTCCTGAGGAGGGTGCACCACCACGACCCGTTCCTCGCCGCCTACGTGGCCTGCACCAAGAGCGGCGGCAAGGTCGACGCCGCTCCGGCGAAGGGGCAACAGAAGAAGAACAGGGGCAGAGGCGATGCCGCTGTTCAGGGGTGCGGCATTTGGAGCGGTTGGACGGCGGCGGGAGCCAAGTACGCCGGGGTGATGTCGTGTAAGTACGGCTGCGACGTTGCCACCGCGCAGGGCGACGATCCTGCGGCGTCCCCGGCGCCCAGGCTGCACCTGTCGCGGCAGCTGGTGGTGATCCCGGCCAGGAAGAGGGCCCTGCCGCCACGGGGCGGGGCGCAGGGCTGA
- the LOC123095989 gene encoding ribosomal RNA small subunit methyltransferase E has product MQPAATFSSFSALMRRPPPPARRLLVVAAARAHSTAGASRARGGLRRFHSPSLPSSKGEVVRIQGDEFWHMTRVLRLGVNDRVELFDGAGGLVEGSIQKVDKNGSDVELLENARLIAPQGIQWHVFAAFGTLKGGRADWLIEKCTELGASSVTPLLTERCHTIAENRVDRLQRLVLAAVKQCQRVHDMSLKPPLEIHDLPLAVSQSKLAFLASAEAPPVLSVLPKCSSEEESGLLIIGPEGDFTEEEVGVLKAAGAVPVGLGPCRLRVETATISLLSALMLWSDSAHHQEAQQQRG; this is encoded by the exons ATGCAACCCGCCGCCACCTTCTCGTCCTTCTCCGCGTTGAtgcgccggcctccgccgccggcccggcgcctcctcgtcgtcgccgccgcacgcGCGCACAGCACCGCCGGGGCAAGCCGTGCTCGCGGCGGCCTGCGGCGGTTCCACTCCCCGTCTCTCCCCTCGTCCAAG GGTGAGGTGGTTCGCATCCAAGGTGACGAGTTCTGGCACATGACACGGGTGTTGCGCCTTGGCGTCAATGACAG GGTCGAACTATTTGATGGGGCCGGTGGCTTAGTTGAAGGATCCATACAAAAGGTTGACAAGAATGGATCAGATGTTGAGTTATTAGAGAATGCGAGGCTCATTGCTCCTCAAGGCATTCAATGGCATGTCTTTGCTGCATTTG GGACGCTGAAAGGTGGACGTGCAGATTGGCTTATAGAGAAATGTACT GAACTTGGCGCTTCCAGTGTTACGCCTCTTTTGACTGAACGATGCCATACGATAGCGGAAAATAGAGTGGACAGGTTGCAACGGCTGGTGCTAGCTGCAGTTAAACAAT GCCAGAGAGTGCATGATATGTCACTGAAGCCCCCACTTGAGATACATGATCTTCCGCTGGCT GTGTCGCAATCGAAGCTTGCTTTCTTAGCATCTGCTGAAGCGCCTCCTGTTTTGAGCGTTTTGCCAAAGTGCAGCAGCGAGGAGGAAAGTGGGCTTTTAATCATTGGACCAGAAGGAG ACTttacggaggaggaggtgggggtttTGAAGGCGGCTGGTGCGGTTCCCGTTGGTCTTGGTCCATGCAGGCTACGCGTGGAGACAGCTACGATATCACTCCTTTCTGCGCTCATGCTGTGGTCAGACTCTGCTCATCACCAAGAAGCACAGCAGCAACGCGGATAG
- the LOC123095988 gene encoding G-type lectin S-receptor-like serine/threonine-protein kinase At1g34300, translating to MALLRLLLLLAFAGAQAQQMPSFPAANDATPWLPTEASRILVSPSRGMAAGFVPSDSSAGKYRFAVWVANVSSRADGKTIIWYAHNTSNGVVVEADGSSTLVVNAAGVLTWAGASTIWTLPNGANATAPRLTLNDTGSLAFGSWSSFGDPTDTLMPGQDIPQGNNNSADVTTLRSASGRYRLVNSMALKYFSGADTSGSIYANMSGGGTLLNLTTEGELKLSAGNPPTLIASDKGARDRLRRLTLDDDGNLRLYSLLPTRREWRVVWELVQELCTIQGTCRGNNTICVPKGADGVTCVCPPGFRNRTGAGDGCEAKKSVARAAGKFVRLDFVSFSSGAPKSSSDPGPYMAKQPPSNLQVCEQKCRDDPSCPAFGYKFGGDRTCLLYKTRLVDGYWSPGTEMSTFVRVAEAENDTNPFTGMTSMIDTVCPVQLALPVPPKQKAKTIRNIAIITALFAVELLAGVLSFWAFLRKYSQYREMARTLGLEYLPAGGPRRFSYAELKTATKDFTDVVGRGAYGTVFRGELPDRRAVAVKQLHGVGGGEAEFWVEVTIIARMHHLNLVRMWGFCADKDQRMLVYEYVPNGSLDKYLFSSSSSAAPSGGDAQGDGEESSQGEGQGRQPVMLDLHTRYRIALGVARAIAYLHEECLEWVLHCDIKPENILLEDDFCPKVSDFGLSKLTSKKEKVTMSRIRGTRGYMAPEWVIHREPITAKADVYSFGMVLLEIVSGRRNYGFRQESVGSEDWYFPKWAYEKVYVERRIEDIMDPRILLAVDDDADSVATVERMVKTAMWCLQDRADMRPSMGKVAKMLEGTVEITDPVKPTIFCVQDD from the coding sequence ATggccctcctccgcctcctcctcctcctggcgttcGCCGGCGCCCAGGCTCAGCAGatgccctccttccccgccgccAACGACGCCACGCCCTGGCTCCCGACGGAGGCCAGCCGCATCCTCGTCTCGCCAAGTCGCGGCATGGCCGCCGGCTTCGTGCCGTCGGACTCGTCCGCCGGCAAGTACCGCTTCGCCGTCTGGGTCGCCAACGTCTCCTCCCGCGCAGACGGCAAGACCATCATATGGTACGCGCACAACACTTCCAACGGCGTCGTCGTCGAGGCCGACGGCAGCTCCACCCTCGTCGTCAACGCCGCCGGCGTGCTCACCTGGGCCGGGGCCAGCACCATCTGGACCCTGCCCAACGGCGCCAACGCCACGGCTCCTCGGCTGACGCTCAACGACACGGGGAGCCTCGCCTTCGGCTCCTGGTCTAGCTTCGGCGACCCCACGGACACGCTCATGCCGGGGCAGGACATACCCCAGGGGAACAACAACAGCGCCGACGTCACCACGCTGCGGTCCGCCAGCGGGCGCTACCGGCTCGTCAACTCCATGGCGCTCAAGTACTTCTCCGGCGCGGACACGTCGGGCTCCATCTACGCCAACATGAGCGGCGGCGGCACGCTGCTCAACCTCACCACCGAGGGCGAGCTGAAGCTCAGCGCCGGGAACCCGCCGACGCTCATCGCCTCCGACAAGGGCGCCAGGGACCGGCTGCGGCGCCTCACGCTCGACGACGACGGCAACCTGCGCCTCTACAGCCTGCTCCCCACGAGACGCGAGTGGCGCGTCGTGTGGGAGCTCGTGCAGGAGCTCTGCACCATCCAGGGCACCTGCCGGGGCAACAACACCATCTGCGTCCCCAAGGGCGCCGACGGCGTCACCTGCGTCTGCCCGCCCGGCTTCCGCAACAGGACCGGTGCAGGGGACGGCTGCGAGGCCAAGAAGAGCGTGGCGCGCGCCGCCGGCAAGTTCGTCCGGCTGGACTTCGTGTCCTTCTCCAGCGGCGCGCCCAAATCTTCCTCCGATCCTGGCCCGTACATGGCCAAGCAGCCGCCCAGTAACCTGCAGGTGTGCGAGCAAAAGTGCCGGGACGACCCCAGCTGCCCGGCGTTCGGCTACAAGTTCGGCGGCGACCGGACGTGCCTGCTGTACAAGACGCGGCTGGTGGACGGGTACTGGTCGCCGGGGACGGAGATGTCCACCTTCgtgcgggtggcggaggcggaGAACGACACGAACCCGTTCACGGGGATGACGAGCATGATCGACACGGTGTGCCCGGTGCAGCTGGCGCTGCCGGTGCCGCCGAAGCAGAAGGCGAAGACGATCCGCAACATCGCCATCATCACGGCGCTGTTCGCAGTGGAGCTGCTGGCGGGGGTGCTGTCCTTCTGGGCGTTCCTGCGCAAGTACTCGCAGTACCGGGAGATGGCGCGCACGCTGGGGCTGGAGTACCTCCCCGCCGGCGGGCCCCGGCGGTTCTCGTACGCGGAGCTCAAGACGGCGACCAAGGACTTCACGGACGTGGTGGGGCGCGGCGCGTACGGCACGGTGTTCCGCGGCGAGCTCCCCGACCGGCGCGCGGTGGCGGTGAAGCAGCTgcacggcgtgggcggcggcgaggcggagttCTGGGTGGAGGTGACCATCATCGCGCGGATGCACCACCTCAACCTGGTGCGCATGTGGGGGTTCTGCGCCGACAAGGACCAGCGCATGCTGGTGTACGAGTACGTGCCCAACGGCTCGCTGGACAAGTACCTCTTCTCGAGCTCCTCGTCGGCGGCGCCCTCCGGCGGCGACGCTCAAGGCGACGGCGAGGAGAGCTCGCAGGGTGAGGGCCAGGGGCGGCAGCCGGTGATGCTGGACCTGCACACCCGGTACCGGATCGCGCTGGGCGTGGCGCGGGCGATCGCGTACCTGCACGAGGAGTGCCTGGAGTGGGTGCTGCACTGCGACATCAAGCCGGAGAACATCCTGCTGGAGGACGACTTCTGCCCCAAGGTGTCGGACTTCGGGCTGTCCAAGCTGACGAGCAAGAAGGAGAAGGTGACCATGTCGCGGATCCGGGGCACGCGCGGCTACATGGCGCCCGAGTGGGTGATCCACCGGGAGCCCATCACGGCCAAGGCGGACGTGTACAGCTTCGGCATGGTGCTGCTGGAGATCGTGTCCGGGCGGCGCAACTACGGCTTCCGGCAGGAGTCGGTGGGCAGCGAGGACTGGTACTTCCCCAAGTGGGCGTACGAGAAGGTGTACGTGGAGCGGCGCATCGAGGACATCATGGACCCCCGCATCCTCCTCGCCGTCGACGACGACGCCGACAGCGTCGCCACCGTCGAGCGCATGGTCAAGACGGCCATGTGGTGCCTCCAGGACCGCGCCGACATGCGCCCCTCCATGGGCAAGGTCGCCAAGATGCTCGAGGGCACTGTCGAGATCACCGACCCCGTCAAGCCAACCATCTTCTGCGTCCAGGACGACTAA